Proteins encoded together in one Planctomyces sp. SH-PL14 window:
- a CDS encoding DUF1549 and DUF1553 domain-containing protein — protein MPQRDLPLLRHVRVRAPRTVTLTLALLCLGFASPLQADEPPVSFVNDVMPVLTKAGCSIGFCHAKAGGGQRGFQLSLLGFEPAEDYEHLVKESRGRRIAAPSPDESLILQKASGRVPHGGGVRLPRDSEGYRILHDWISQGAKDDRETATKLVSIEVQPPSGTIPRRSEQSLKAVARYADGTTRDVTGQALFEPNDEALAEVSGNGLVKTHDISGNVAVMVRYQGNVAVFRGSIPLGAPVDSLPPSKNFIDELVFANLKGIGVPPSALCDDATFLRRVTLDIAGRLPTDEEAKLFLESSDPAKRDRVIDELLKTPDYADFFATKWTALLKNRRDDASDITSNFAFHAWVRDSLLANKPYDQFVRELLAATGTIIANPPVAWYKRVKEPKQQIEDVAQLFLGVRMQCAQCHHHPFERWSQDDYYALAAFFSQVGRKPSGVREQDLIFHKRGVAAATNMKTGKAVKPAALGDAIPDILPDQDPRLKLADWMSRPENPFFAKALVNRYWKHFFTRGLIEPEDDIRDTNPPTNPELLAALEKHFVASGFDLKALVKVITQSSAYQLSAIPNDHNLADRQNYSRHYPKRLQAEVLLDAIDRVAGTQTDFANLPAGTRAVALPDNSYNRSSPFLRVFGRPEGESVCECERVQSSSLAQSLHLLNAADIKGKLASPTGRAQKLAKEMRPNEEKVQELYLAAFSRAPRSDELKTALDYLAEPRVDKDGKPVDPAKAANENFQDLVWALINTKEFLFNH, from the coding sequence ATGCCCCAGCGCGATCTTCCTCTGCTGCGCCACGTCCGGGTTCGCGCTCCGCGAACAGTGACGCTCACTCTCGCCCTGCTCTGCCTCGGCTTCGCCAGCCCGCTCCAGGCGGATGAACCCCCGGTCAGCTTCGTCAACGACGTCATGCCCGTCCTGACCAAAGCCGGCTGCAGCATCGGCTTCTGCCACGCCAAGGCGGGGGGCGGCCAACGCGGCTTCCAACTCTCCCTCCTCGGCTTCGAACCGGCCGAAGACTACGAGCACCTCGTCAAAGAGAGCCGCGGCCGCCGCATCGCCGCCCCCTCCCCCGACGAAAGCCTGATCCTCCAGAAAGCCTCCGGACGCGTCCCCCACGGCGGTGGCGTCCGGCTCCCCCGCGACTCGGAAGGCTACCGCATCCTCCACGACTGGATCTCCCAGGGAGCTAAGGACGACCGCGAGACCGCCACCAAGCTCGTCTCTATCGAAGTCCAGCCCCCCAGCGGCACGATCCCCCGCCGGAGCGAGCAGAGCCTGAAGGCGGTGGCCCGCTACGCGGACGGCACGACTCGTGACGTGACCGGTCAGGCCCTCTTCGAGCCGAACGACGAAGCCCTCGCCGAAGTCTCCGGCAACGGTCTCGTCAAAACGCACGACATCTCCGGCAACGTGGCGGTCATGGTCCGCTATCAGGGGAACGTCGCCGTCTTCCGCGGCTCGATCCCGCTGGGAGCCCCGGTCGACTCGCTCCCGCCATCGAAAAACTTCATCGACGAACTCGTCTTCGCCAACCTCAAAGGGATCGGCGTTCCCCCCTCGGCCCTCTGCGACGACGCGACGTTCCTCCGCCGCGTGACTCTCGACATCGCCGGCCGCCTCCCGACTGACGAAGAAGCGAAGCTGTTCCTCGAAAGCTCCGATCCGGCGAAACGCGACCGCGTCATCGACGAGCTGCTCAAGACCCCCGACTACGCCGACTTCTTCGCCACCAAGTGGACCGCCCTCCTCAAGAACCGCCGCGACGACGCCAGCGACATCACGAGCAACTTCGCCTTCCACGCCTGGGTCCGCGACAGCCTGCTGGCGAACAAGCCCTACGACCAGTTCGTCCGCGAACTTCTGGCGGCGACCGGAACGATCATCGCCAACCCGCCGGTCGCCTGGTACAAGCGGGTCAAGGAACCGAAGCAGCAGATCGAGGACGTCGCCCAGCTGTTCCTCGGCGTCCGGATGCAGTGTGCCCAGTGCCACCATCATCCCTTTGAGCGCTGGAGCCAGGACGACTACTACGCGCTCGCCGCGTTCTTCAGCCAGGTCGGTCGCAAGCCCTCCGGCGTCCGCGAGCAGGACCTGATCTTCCACAAGCGGGGAGTGGCGGCCGCGACGAACATGAAGACCGGAAAGGCGGTCAAACCCGCCGCGCTCGGCGACGCGATTCCGGACATTCTGCCCGACCAGGACCCGCGGCTGAAGCTGGCCGACTGGATGAGCCGGCCGGAGAACCCGTTCTTCGCCAAGGCGCTCGTCAACCGCTACTGGAAGCACTTCTTCACCCGCGGCCTGATCGAGCCCGAAGACGACATCCGGGACACGAACCCGCCGACGAATCCGGAGCTCCTCGCTGCCCTCGAAAAGCACTTCGTCGCCAGCGGCTTCGACCTCAAGGCCCTGGTCAAGGTCATCACGCAGTCGAGCGCCTACCAGCTCAGTGCGATCCCGAACGACCACAATCTGGCCGACCGTCAGAACTACTCGCGGCACTACCCGAAGCGGCTCCAGGCCGAAGTCCTCCTCGACGCGATCGACCGGGTTGCCGGAACGCAGACTGACTTCGCGAACCTCCCTGCCGGAACGCGCGCGGTTGCCCTGCCGGACAACAGCTACAACCGGTCCTCACCGTTCCTGCGGGTCTTCGGCCGGCCGGAAGGGGAGAGCGTCTGCGAGTGCGAACGGGTCCAGTCCTCGAGCCTCGCTCAGAGCCTGCACCTCCTCAACGCGGCCGACATCAAGGGCAAGCTGGCCAGCCCGACCGGCCGCGCGCAGAAGCTCGCCAAGGAGATGCGGCCGAATGAAGAGAAGGTCCAGGAGCTGTACCTGGCCGCCTTCTCCCGCGCTCCCCGGTCCGACGAACTCAAGACCGCGCTCGACTACCTGGCAGAGCCCCGCGTCGACAAGGACGGGAAACCGGTCGATCCGGCCAAGGCAGCCAACGAGAATTTCCAGGACCTCGTCTGGGCGCTGATCAACACCAAAGAGTTTCTGTTCAATCATTAG